One Gadus chalcogrammus isolate NIFS_2021 chromosome 4, NIFS_Gcha_1.0, whole genome shotgun sequence DNA segment encodes these proteins:
- the LOC130380815 gene encoding fas apoptotic inhibitory molecule 1-like yields the protein MLSGDVVGMWGVALSDGVYRIEFAHGTTTGKRVVYVNGQEVVRRDWMFKLVGREAFTVGRARTRACVNIEAVTGFSYEYSLEIDGKSLEKFRHDRAKVTTTWILKVDGEDFRVVLEKDTMDVWCNGQKMDTMGEFVDDGTETHFSVGDHECCIKATSGGRKKSGIVHYLLLDGETMPAL from the exons atgctgTCCGGGGACGTGGTGGGCATGTGGGGGGTGGCCCTCAGCGACGGAGTGTACAGGATAGAGTTTGCTCATGGCACCACCACGGGGAAACGCGTCGTGTACGTCAACGGACAG GAAGTGGTCCGAAGGGACTGGATGTTCAAGCTGGTGGGGAGGGAGGCGTTCACGGTGGGCCGCGCTCGCACCAGAGCCTGCGTCAACATCGAGGCAGTCACCGGCTTCTCCTACGAGTACTCGCTGGAGATCGACGGCAAGAGCCTGGAGAAGTTCCGCCACGACAGGGCAAAGGTCACCACCACCTGGATCCTGAAGGTGGACGGAGAGGACTTCAGGGTGGTGCTGG AAAAGGACACTATGGATGTGTGGTGCAACGGACAGAAAATGGACACAATG GGCGAGTTTGTTGACGACGGCACCGAGACCCACTTCTCCGTGGGCGACCACGAGTGCTGCATAAAGGCCACGAGTGGTGGGAGGAAGAAGAGCGGCATCGTGCACTATCTGCTGCTCGACGGAGAGACGATGCCCGCACTATGA
- the LOC130381157 gene encoding ras-related protein ralB-B-like, with the protein MASSKNKNQSSLVLHKVIMVGSGGVGKSALTLQFMYDEFVEDYEPTKADSYRKKVVLDGEEVQIDILDTAGQEDYAAIRDNYFRSGEGFLLVFSITEQESFAATAEFREQILRVKEEEAIPLLLVGNKSDLEERRQVSADEATARAAQWGGVTYVETSAKTRANVDKVFFDLMREVRKKKMSEIKDKNGPSGKKKKQRCCLL; encoded by the exons ATGGCGTCCAGTAAGAACAAGAACCAGAGCTCCCTGGTGCTCCACAAGGTCATCATGGTGGGCAGCGGCGGCGTGGGCAAGTCCGCGCTCACCCTGCAGTTCATGTATGACGAG tTTGTGGAGGACTACGAGCCCACCAAGGCGGACAGCTACAGGAAGAAGGTGGTGCTGGACGGCGAGGAGGTCCAGATCGACATCCTGGACACGGCGGGCCAGGAGGACTACGCCGCCATCCGGGACAACTACTTCCGCAGCGGCGAGGGCTTCCTGCTCGTCTTCTCCATCACGGAGCAGGAGTCCTTCGCCGCCACCGCAGAGTTCAG ggagcAGATCCTgcgggtgaaggaggaggaggccattCCGCTGCTGCTGGTGGGCAACAAGTCGGACCTGGAGGAGCGCCGGCAGGTGTCTGCGGACGAGGCCACGGCACGGGCTGCCCAGTGGGGCGGGGTCACCTACGTGGAGACCTCGGCCAAGACGCGGGCCAACGTGGATAAG GTGTTCTTCGACCTTATGCGGGAggtgaggaagaagaagatgtcTGAGATCAAGGACAAGAACGGGCCGAGcggcaagaagaagaagcaacGGTGCTGCCTCCTCTAA